A genome region from Clostridium pasteurianum includes the following:
- a CDS encoding YhgE/Pip domain-containing protein, with protein sequence MKTVFEIFFRDVRNIRKRLGAVIMIIGLCILPSLYAWINIAACWDPYANTGNIPIAVVNEDQGAILNGKKINVGNQIVSQLKKSKSIKWVFIDEWQGNYGLNDGKYYALLDIPSDFSNGLLSLTTSNPEKPYIIYRNNEKLNAIASKITDAAKNKVAKEVNTNFVNMVTKEALKTIKSNVNTNTGKSNLVALKETLNETTKNLSDTQKYISEANGTSADISKYLSSLQSTLPKVTDKINNLEKAAEGSKSLVSATKNTMNSTSNNLSNDMSSIEAYNSQIQGLLSQLKSVNNSSDTSNMVNTVNELITINNSLDSLLKSDINYLQSINKTNPNNYITSLISSMQAMDAIVQNNANSLNQLKSYIGSGASKDQINNSIDSISALSNELSIDMLSASNNFYSNVMPLINNICNDLNTSLTDVQGLLDSTKVVVPELNALASYASSTCKLSASQASDLSGKLSKLSGDLNGLTTKMNSLSDNDLNDIMKLLSMNNDKLADFISSPLTTKEVDLYNGGVFGVGLTPFYSVLAIWVGVLLCCAVLTTEFKNSKKHEHLNMWQKHFGKMLLFLVLAFIQTTIIILGDMFILNVNPVSIPTLFLFGYVAAIAFTFIIFTLVSIFGNVGKAIAVVMMVFQIAGSGGIYPIQTNPSIFGILEPLWPFTYAINGFREAIAGPIWENVYKNLLALGCFIVFFLFFTLLKKPFHKLTIVMEHKFKESGL encoded by the coding sequence ATGAAAACAGTTTTTGAAATATTTTTTAGAGATGTACGAAACATAAGGAAAAGACTTGGCGCTGTTATAATGATAATTGGTTTATGTATTTTACCATCACTTTATGCCTGGATAAACATAGCTGCTTGCTGGGATCCTTATGCTAACACAGGCAATATTCCAATTGCAGTTGTCAATGAGGATCAAGGTGCTATTTTAAATGGTAAAAAAATTAATGTTGGTAACCAAATAGTCTCACAGCTTAAGAAAAGCAAATCCATAAAATGGGTCTTCATAGATGAATGGCAGGGCAATTACGGTCTAAACGATGGAAAATATTATGCCCTTTTAGATATTCCAAGTGATTTTTCAAATGGACTTTTAAGCTTAACCACTTCTAACCCAGAAAAGCCTTATATTATATATAGAAACAACGAAAAACTAAACGCAATTGCATCAAAAATAACTGATGCAGCCAAAAATAAAGTAGCTAAAGAGGTAAATACTAATTTTGTGAACATGGTAACTAAAGAGGCTCTTAAAACAATAAAGTCCAATGTTAATACAAATACAGGTAAATCAAATCTTGTAGCATTAAAAGAGACCTTAAATGAAACCACAAAAAATTTATCTGATACTCAAAAATACATTAGTGAAGCTAACGGAACCTCTGCTGATATAAGCAAATATTTATCTAGCCTTCAAAGTACTCTTCCAAAGGTAACAGACAAAATAAATAACCTTGAGAAAGCCGCAGAAGGCAGTAAATCCTTAGTTTCAGCTACAAAAAACACTATGAACTCTACATCTAATAATTTAAGCAACGATATGAGTTCTATTGAAGCTTATAACAGTCAAATTCAAGGTTTGTTATCACAATTAAAATCCGTGAATAATTCAAGTGATACCTCAAATATGGTTAACACAGTAAATGAATTAATAACTATAAATAATTCTTTAGACAGCCTTTTAAAATCAGATATAAATTACTTGCAGTCCATAAATAAAACTAACCCCAACAATTATATAACTTCACTTATAAGCTCTATGCAGGCTATGGACGCAATAGTACAGAACAATGCTAACTCACTTAATCAATTGAAATCGTACATAGGGAGCGGTGCATCAAAGGATCAAATAAATAACAGCATTGACTCTATTTCTGCTTTAAGTAATGAACTTTCAATAGATATGCTGAGTGCATCAAATAACTTTTACTCAAATGTAATGCCATTAATAAATAATATTTGTAATGATTTAAATACAAGCTTAACTGACGTTCAGGGTCTTCTTGATAGTACGAAGGTTGTAGTTCCTGAACTTAATGCTCTAGCAAGCTATGCATCATCAACATGTAAATTGTCGGCTTCACAGGCTTCAGATTTAAGCGGCAAACTTTCAAAGCTATCAGGTGACTTAAATGGCTTAACTACAAAAATGAATTCCCTAAGTGATAATGATTTAAACGACATAATGAAATTATTATCCATGAATAATGATAAACTTGCAGACTTTATATCTTCACCATTAACAACAAAAGAAGTTGATTTATATAATGGAGGCGTCTTTGGGGTCGGCTTAACACCTTTTTATTCTGTACTCGCCATCTGGGTTGGAGTATTACTATGCTGTGCCGTACTAACTACAGAATTTAAGAATTCAAAAAAGCACGAACATCTTAACATGTGGCAAAAACACTTTGGAAAAATGCTTTTATTCCTGGTACTTGCATTTATACAGACCACAATTATAATACTAGGCGACATGTTCATACTTAACGTTAATCCTGTAAGCATTCCAACTCTCTTTCTTTTTGGCTATGTTGCAGCAATTGCTTTTACCTTTATAATATTTACTTTGGTATCTATTTTCGGCAACGTTGGTAAAGCTATAGCCGTAGTAATGATGGTTTTTCAAATTGCCGGTTCCGGTGGAATATATCCAATACAAACAAACCCAAGCATATTTGGAATTTTAGAACCTCTGTGGCCATTCACTTACGCCATAAACGGATTCAGAGAGGCTATTGCAGGCCCTATTTGGGAAAATGTTTATAAGAACTTACTAGCTTTAGGATGCTTCATTGTGTTTTTCCTCTTCTTTACTCTTTTGAAGAAGCCATTCCACAAGCTAACAATAGTTATGGAACACAAATTTAAGGAGTCCGGATTATAA